A part of Fimbriiglobus ruber genomic DNA contains:
- a CDS encoding DUF5522 domain-containing protein: MEQNAGRADQAGGCGHCVLGEVSRGRGSHAAAPDHRLDSVYVLPDVCQRVRSRRRYGESNAGRRYEYLCAKGKAAPLIVSVLRKPFPECANVSVPDRNPSPPPAPRPLVEGLDYYIEAGRWVFTAHYLRERGYCCGNGCRHCPYQSDDRGGKMDLVSENQ; this comes from the coding sequence GTGGAGCAAAACGCCGGACGAGCGGACCAGGCTGGCGGGTGCGGGCATTGTGTACTCGGGGAAGTGTCGCGCGGGAGAGGGAGCCACGCGGCCGCGCCGGATCATCGTCTCGATTCTGTATACGTCCTGCCCGATGTGTGCCAACGTGTCCGCTCGCGGCGGCGATACGGCGAATCGAATGCGGGAAGACGGTACGAATATTTGTGTGCAAAAGGAAAAGCCGCGCCGCTCATCGTCTCGGTTCTGAGAAAGCCCTTCCCGGAGTGTGCCAACGTGTCTGTCCCGGACCGCAACCCGAGCCCGCCTCCCGCGCCGCGGCCGTTAGTCGAAGGGCTCGACTACTACATCGAGGCCGGCCGTTGGGTCTTCACAGCACACTACTTACGCGAACGCGGGTACTGTTGTGGGAACGGTTGTCGGCACTGCCCTTATCAGAGTGACGACAGGGGCGGCAAAATGGATTTGGTTTCGGAAAATCAATAA
- a CDS encoding ABC transporter permease, protein MRWSVVRLIAGKELRDLLRDRRTVMLILVLPAVLYPLFGGVALSFAYALKSQPAVVGVVGGDRLPGPGSGLPSLVTGERAADGLDANEDDFGPVVFRPLDGDPAAALREKRADVVLVVAPDFALNLGDTGHKPKLTILHREGDEKAKLAGRRLSGIIRVWEKQLRERRFERAHLPKDFDKVLTVDDPQTDKPKEKRAADELRDTFCRIFPFIVMMWLVAGAIQPAVDMTAGEKERGTMETLLISPAERSEIVAGKFLATTAFSFASMVWNVLWLTAGAVVIERLFDNPIVNFPGVFGCVVLGVPLAMVFSAVGVALGVFAKSTKEGQYYLMPIMLVSMPLAFWSMLPGAELTPGTFWVPVTGPLLLQRRLLTVSGEPIPWEYFGPVLGAQAVWVAAALAFAVRQFHRESVLFRETGPQKRIGLFSRLFRRDAGPVE, encoded by the coding sequence ATGCGGTGGTCCGTCGTCCGGCTGATTGCCGGGAAGGAATTGCGCGACTTGCTCCGGGACCGCCGGACCGTCATGCTGATCCTCGTTCTCCCGGCCGTCCTGTACCCCCTGTTCGGTGGCGTCGCGCTGTCGTTCGCATACGCCTTGAAGTCGCAGCCGGCGGTGGTCGGCGTCGTGGGCGGCGACCGCCTCCCGGGTCCGGGGTCCGGGCTGCCGTCGCTCGTCACTGGTGAGCGCGCGGCCGACGGGTTGGACGCCAACGAGGACGATTTCGGCCCGGTCGTCTTCCGCCCCCTCGACGGCGACCCGGCCGCCGCCCTCCGGGAAAAGCGGGCGGACGTGGTTCTCGTCGTCGCCCCGGACTTCGCCCTCAACCTGGGAGACACCGGCCACAAGCCAAAGTTGACCATCCTGCACCGCGAGGGGGACGAGAAGGCCAAGCTCGCGGGCCGGCGCCTGAGCGGGATCATCCGCGTGTGGGAGAAGCAACTTCGCGAGCGCCGGTTTGAGCGGGCGCACTTGCCGAAAGACTTCGACAAAGTCCTCACCGTCGACGACCCGCAGACCGACAAACCCAAGGAAAAGCGGGCGGCCGACGAACTGCGGGACACGTTTTGCCGCATTTTCCCCTTCATCGTGATGATGTGGCTGGTAGCCGGGGCGATCCAACCGGCCGTCGACATGACCGCCGGGGAAAAGGAGCGGGGGACGATGGAGACCCTGCTCATCAGCCCGGCCGAGCGGTCCGAGATCGTGGCCGGGAAGTTCCTGGCGACGACCGCGTTCTCCTTCGCGTCGATGGTCTGGAACGTCCTCTGGCTGACGGCCGGCGCGGTCGTGATCGAGCGACTCTTCGACAACCCGATCGTCAACTTCCCCGGCGTGTTCGGCTGTGTGGTCTTGGGCGTGCCGCTGGCGATGGTGTTCAGCGCGGTGGGGGTGGCCCTCGGCGTGTTCGCCAAGAGTACGAAGGAAGGCCAGTATTACCTGATGCCGATCATGCTGGTGTCCATGCCGCTCGCGTTCTGGAGTATGCTGCCGGGGGCCGAACTGACGCCCGGGACGTTCTGGGTTCCGGTCACCGGCCCGCTGTTGCTGCAACGGCGGTTACTGACCGTGTCCGGCGAGCCGATCCCGTGGGAATATTTCGGGCCGGTCCTCGGGGCGCAGGCCGTCTGGGTGGCCGCGGCACTGGCCTTCGCGGTCCGCCAGTTCCATCGGGAAAGTGTGCTGTTCCGCGAGACCGGACCGCAGAAGCGCATCGGGTTGTTCAGCCGGCTGTTCCGCCGCGACGCGGGACCGGTGGAATGA
- a CDS encoding TolC family protein — protein sequence MDLIEPRIRQFVGSLLCLSGFMALGCAATPSRVPPPVYESRSIPEMPSVPPSPAPVLQAAAVAPAPAAPDVKPLPVVNELSADFVVDQVLARNPTIAQMAAAVDAAAARYPQVTSLDDPSFTSWVAPASLGSSKVNDSARFEVSQKLPFFGKRSLRGQSALAQASAAGHDLDDTRLQLVESARLAFADYYLAERGLEVNGEGLKLLAEFKKNAETRYQTGQAPQQDVLQAEVETGKLFERKLSLVRARRVAAARLNTLMNLPADSPLPPPPKGLAKPSAVPETAALREVAVARRPDLQALAARISADQASLALAQREYYPDIEAMAAYDSFWQASDGQQRLRPQVGVRMNLPVRLDRRRGAVAEAAAQLAQRQAQLTQQVNQVGLEVEQSAAQVRESEQGLKLYEEKILPAARENVKAAQTAYVTGKVPFLTLIEAQRNLVDLRDRYYQTGADYQQRRAVLERVIGGAVLAANSADPKNETAPR from the coding sequence ATGGATCTGATCGAGCCGCGTATCCGCCAGTTCGTCGGTTCGCTCCTTTGCCTCTCCGGGTTCATGGCACTCGGCTGCGCGGCCACCCCGTCCCGGGTGCCGCCGCCCGTTTATGAATCCCGAAGCATACCTGAGATGCCGTCGGTCCCACCGTCTCCTGCCCCCGTACTCCAGGCCGCGGCGGTTGCTCCCGCGCCCGCCGCTCCGGACGTGAAGCCGCTGCCTGTGGTCAACGAACTCTCGGCGGATTTCGTCGTCGACCAGGTTCTCGCCCGCAACCCGACGATCGCCCAGATGGCGGCCGCGGTGGACGCCGCCGCGGCCCGCTACCCGCAAGTCACCTCGCTCGACGATCCCTCGTTCACGTCCTGGGTCGCCCCGGCGAGCCTCGGGTCGAGCAAGGTCAACGATTCGGCCCGGTTTGAAGTTAGCCAGAAGCTCCCCTTCTTCGGGAAGCGATCGCTCCGGGGGCAGTCGGCTCTCGCCCAGGCGTCGGCCGCCGGGCACGACCTCGACGACACACGCCTTCAACTCGTCGAGAGTGCCCGGCTGGCGTTCGCCGACTATTACCTCGCCGAGCGCGGGCTCGAAGTTAACGGAGAAGGACTCAAACTCCTCGCCGAGTTCAAGAAGAACGCGGAGACCCGATACCAGACCGGGCAGGCCCCGCAACAAGACGTCCTCCAGGCAGAGGTGGAGACCGGGAAATTGTTCGAGCGGAAGCTGTCGCTGGTGCGCGCCCGGCGGGTCGCCGCGGCCCGGCTGAACACACTCATGAACCTCCCCGCCGACTCACCCCTACCGCCCCCGCCGAAGGGGCTCGCCAAGCCCTCGGCCGTGCCCGAAACGGCCGCGCTCCGGGAGGTGGCCGTCGCCCGCCGGCCGGACCTCCAGGCGCTCGCGGCCCGCATCTCCGCCGACCAAGCGTCGCTCGCCCTCGCCCAACGGGAGTACTACCCGGACATCGAAGCGATGGCGGCTTACGACTCGTTCTGGCAGGCGTCCGACGGCCAGCAACGGCTACGGCCGCAGGTCGGCGTCCGGATGAACCTCCCGGTCCGGCTCGACCGCCGGCGCGGTGCCGTGGCCGAGGCCGCGGCCCAGCTCGCCCAACGTCAGGCCCAGCTCACCCAACAGGTGAACCAGGTCGGATTGGAGGTCGAACAGTCGGCCGCCCAGGTGCGGGAGAGCGAGCAGGGGTTGAAGCTTTACGAAGAAAAGATTCTCCCGGCCGCGCGAGAGAACGTGAAGGCCGCCCAGACGGCTTACGTTACCGGCAAGGTTCCCTTCCTGACACTCATCGAGGCCCAGAGAAACCTCGTCGACCTCCGGGACCGCTACTACCAGACCGGCGCCGACTACCAGCAGCGACGGGCGGTGCTGGAGCGCGTCATCGGTGGGGCCGTTCTCGCTGCCAATTCCGCAGACCCGAAAAACGAGACGGCTCCCCGTTAA
- a CDS encoding carbohydrate kinase family protein, whose product MTPIVGIGELLWDVYPDGRKVAGGAPFNFAFHCQQLGHETVIVSRVGDDDLGRELREEVRRLGMTDEFIQTDPNHPTGTVRVSVDAGGQPTYTIAEDVAWDYITWDEHLKRLAASATAVCFGTLAQRQSVSRDAIRRLVDPTTSALRVCDLNFRWPFVTSDVVKASLASANWVKLNHDELALVPELVDWRIAASSPDERTAETIDRLKSDFPLKLICVTRGGHGCKIVSEWGDVDLPGVPVNLVDTVGAGDAFTAALLVLQLERARPLSEVARSALHYAGRVCEFRGGTPRIDRADVERAAFGRLS is encoded by the coding sequence ATGACTCCGATCGTCGGCATCGGCGAGCTCCTCTGGGACGTTTACCCGGACGGCCGGAAGGTGGCCGGCGGGGCGCCGTTCAACTTCGCGTTCCACTGCCAACAACTCGGGCACGAGACGGTGATCGTCAGCCGCGTCGGCGACGACGACCTCGGCCGCGAGTTGCGCGAAGAAGTCCGCCGCTTGGGGATGACGGACGAATTCATTCAGACCGACCCCAACCACCCGACCGGCACCGTGCGCGTGTCGGTCGACGCGGGAGGCCAACCGACGTACACGATCGCGGAAGACGTCGCGTGGGATTACATCACCTGGGACGAACACCTCAAGAGGCTCGCGGCGTCCGCGACCGCCGTATGCTTCGGGACACTGGCGCAGCGGCAATCGGTCAGCCGCGACGCGATCCGCCGGCTCGTTGATCCGACGACGTCCGCACTTCGGGTTTGTGACCTGAATTTCCGCTGGCCGTTCGTCACGAGCGACGTGGTCAAAGCGTCCCTGGCGTCGGCGAACTGGGTGAAATTGAATCACGACGAGTTAGCCCTGGTGCCCGAACTTGTCGATTGGCGAATTGCCGCTTCGTCGCCGGACGAACGAACGGCGGAAACGATCGACCGCCTGAAATCCGACTTCCCGCTCAAACTCATCTGCGTCACCCGCGGAGGCCACGGGTGCAAGATCGTCTCGGAATGGGGCGATGTGGACTTGCCGGGAGTGCCCGTCAACCTGGTCGACACCGTCGGCGCCGGCGACGCGTTCACGGCCGCCCTGTTGGTTCTGCAGCTGGAACGCGCGCGGCCCCTTTCCGAAGTGGCGCGATCCGCCCTCCATTACGCGGGCCGCGTGTGCGAGTTCCGGGGCGGGACGCCGCGGATCGACCGGGCCGATGTTGAGCGGGCAGCGTTCGGGAGATTGTCGTGA
- a CDS encoding DUF6370 family protein yields the protein MIRAFSLFAALVVGTLGSVQLLAADKPAADKEVKLTGTLVCAKCKLKAEGIKKCTNALQVKEGEKTVTYFLEDKGNGEGYHEDVCGGSEKANVTVVGTVSEKDGKKWVKPTKVEAPK from the coding sequence ATGATCCGCGCGTTTTCTCTGTTTGCGGCCCTCGTGGTCGGAACCTTGGGCTCTGTGCAGTTACTCGCCGCCGACAAGCCGGCGGCCGACAAGGAGGTCAAGCTCACCGGCACGCTGGTCTGCGCGAAGTGCAAGCTCAAGGCCGAGGGCATCAAGAAATGCACGAACGCCCTCCAGGTGAAAGAAGGCGAGAAGACCGTCACCTACTTCCTGGAGGACAAGGGGAACGGTGAAGGCTACCACGAGGACGTCTGCGGCGGCAGCGAGAAGGCCAATGTCACCGTCGTCGGCACGGTGAGCGAAAAGGATGGGAAGAAGTGGGTGAAGCCCACGAAGGTTGAGGCGCCGAAATAG
- a CDS encoding efflux RND transporter permease subunit produces the protein MIERLIEASVRNRFVVLALAAALAVGGVYATLQTPVDAIPDLSENQVIVFTDWPGRSPREIEDQITYPLSLRLQGLAGIKAVRSSSEFNFSMITLIFEESTDFYFARQRVLERLTQAGAFLPAGVVPYMAPDATALGQVFWYTVEPSPSHPVDPGRLWAVNKFYIAPQLNSAAGVAEVAPVGGTPLEYQIDVRPETLRTYGVTVGELFSAVSRSNLPAGGGVIQKNNAEYIVRGVGWLKDTADIENTVVKEINGIPVYVKTVATVQVGTQFRRSVFEKDGNEVVGGVVLMRHGGNPLAVTERVKAKIQELQPGLPPGVQIVPAYDRTRLITGAIHTLTEVMWHEMLIAGVAILLILGHVRSVFVICVTLPLSVLFSFLLMFLLRKLGVIDIQANVMSLAGITISIGILVDQAIVMTENATHHLKERFGDQKVTGDTREIVVRACRTVGRPIFFSVLIMLLSFVPVFMLSGREGKYFHPLAFTKSFALLGVALISVTVVPALIPTFIRGRLRSEEENWIVRGFIRVYRPLLTWALPRRNLVMWAFAALLILAAGLFPVQALVGMGASESAWGAMFLIVFGVVTVLTVAFTRGFLPQAVSLATLVLLALWAWHFPKIGVSFMPALDEGTTLDMPVTVPRVSVTEAADDLKARDALLRGFPEVESVVGKAGRADTPTDPAPLDMVETFVNFRPRELWPKRVLRFPDADLQTRAVLRALEDRGYLLPAPHADDRENVVNEAAQRALERFDETIRELALRHYVEFEQELGPMLTRFVVAETLRRMREAGHLDALTAGDEAKLAEELSTQLTPDEGVRLAKQPALEAITRIQRQTTETLAARKVIGDAAVALEIHEGRLGQALGTLRESLGGVRETLAGAVLRATNDRRHGAWIESVNKVNWELFDRGTEAFTWYAIDELVASGSRVALVQAAPLGIEAERFAAASKNVRLGKPYDADALEPLGKLRAELEGPFRERVFLWRRTGGPKGDLVDDEFGRVLQVPGWSNIFTQPIINRIEMLSTGVRTDIGIKVFGPDLDTVDRVCKRIEAAVKPVPGARDVIAAPIMGKGYLDVTIDRERAARYGVTVEDIETEIEMALGGRVVTQTVEKRDRFPVRVRYARAGREDEEAVKRLLVTGSARADRPAGDAMSANTTTVAAHPAAPGPAHAARGKVLIPLASVADVRIVEGPAVIKSENGRLLNYVTLNVRGRDAVGFVEEARRVVEQKVKLPEGVHVEWAGEFEHQERAARTLKIVLPVVILVIFLLLYLTYHDFADAVLMMLAVPEALAGGAFFLYFFPKLVYGWHSPPVDFSVAVWVGFIACFGMATETGIIMLVYLREAIEKRGGLENIRSLDELREAVIEGAVHRLRPKLLTEGVAIVAIFPMVFASGVGGEVLAPMALPVLGGLLISDEVVDLFLPVRFYWVRRARWLKLQEEKARSAAAAEQVALVRAMDGSDVVAGTAGGVV, from the coding sequence ATGATCGAGCGACTGATCGAGGCGTCCGTCCGGAACCGGTTCGTGGTTCTCGCCCTGGCCGCGGCGCTCGCCGTGGGCGGGGTCTATGCCACCCTCCAGACGCCGGTGGACGCGATCCCGGACCTCAGCGAGAACCAGGTCATTGTCTTCACCGACTGGCCGGGCCGGAGCCCGCGCGAGATCGAGGATCAGATCACCTACCCGCTCTCGTTGCGGCTCCAGGGGCTCGCCGGCATCAAGGCGGTCCGGTCGTCGTCCGAGTTCAACTTCTCGATGATCACCCTCATCTTCGAGGAGAGTACTGACTTCTACTTCGCCCGGCAGCGGGTACTCGAACGGCTGACGCAAGCGGGGGCCTTCCTGCCCGCGGGCGTCGTCCCTTACATGGCCCCCGACGCGACCGCCCTCGGCCAGGTGTTCTGGTACACGGTCGAGCCGAGCCCGTCCCACCCGGTCGACCCGGGCCGGCTGTGGGCCGTCAACAAGTTCTACATCGCCCCGCAGCTCAACTCGGCCGCCGGGGTCGCGGAAGTCGCCCCCGTCGGGGGGACGCCGCTCGAATACCAGATCGATGTCCGGCCGGAAACGCTTCGGACTTATGGGGTCACGGTCGGGGAACTGTTCTCGGCGGTGAGCCGAAGCAACCTCCCAGCCGGCGGCGGGGTCATCCAGAAGAACAACGCCGAGTACATCGTCCGCGGCGTCGGTTGGCTCAAGGACACGGCCGACATCGAGAACACGGTGGTCAAGGAGATCAACGGCATCCCGGTCTACGTGAAGACGGTGGCGACTGTGCAGGTCGGGACGCAGTTCCGGCGGAGCGTGTTCGAGAAGGACGGGAACGAGGTCGTGGGCGGGGTGGTCCTCATGCGGCACGGGGGGAACCCGTTGGCCGTGACGGAGCGGGTGAAGGCGAAGATCCAAGAACTCCAGCCCGGTCTCCCGCCGGGTGTCCAGATCGTCCCCGCCTACGACCGCACGCGACTCATCACGGGGGCCATCCACACGCTCACCGAAGTGATGTGGCACGAGATGCTGATCGCGGGCGTCGCCATCCTGCTCATCCTGGGGCACGTCCGGAGCGTGTTCGTCATCTGCGTGACGCTGCCCCTCTCGGTCCTGTTTTCGTTCCTGTTGATGTTCCTACTTCGGAAGCTTGGCGTCATCGACATCCAAGCGAACGTAATGTCCCTCGCCGGGATCACGATCTCGATTGGCATCCTCGTCGACCAGGCGATCGTGATGACGGAGAACGCGACACACCACCTCAAGGAACGCTTCGGCGACCAGAAGGTGACCGGAGACACCCGGGAAATCGTCGTCCGCGCTTGCCGCACCGTCGGCCGGCCGATCTTCTTTTCCGTCCTCATCATGCTGCTCTCGTTCGTCCCGGTGTTCATGCTCTCGGGGCGGGAAGGGAAGTATTTTCACCCACTCGCGTTCACCAAGAGCTTCGCCCTCCTCGGTGTCGCCCTGATCTCGGTCACGGTGGTGCCGGCGCTGATTCCGACCTTCATCCGCGGGCGGCTCCGAAGCGAAGAGGAGAACTGGATCGTTCGGGGCTTCATCCGCGTCTACCGGCCGCTCCTCACCTGGGCGCTGCCGCGGCGGAATCTGGTCATGTGGGCGTTCGCCGCGCTGCTCATCCTCGCGGCCGGCCTCTTCCCCGTTCAGGCGCTCGTTGGGATGGGGGCTTCCGAGTCGGCGTGGGGGGCGATGTTCCTTATTGTCTTCGGCGTTGTGACCGTTCTCACGGTCGCGTTCACCCGCGGGTTCCTGCCGCAGGCGGTCTCACTCGCGACCCTCGTCCTGCTCGCGCTCTGGGCCTGGCACTTCCCGAAGATCGGCGTCTCGTTCATGCCGGCTCTCGACGAGGGGACGACGCTCGACATGCCGGTCACGGTGCCGCGGGTGAGCGTGACCGAGGCGGCGGACGACCTCAAGGCCCGCGACGCACTGCTCCGCGGGTTCCCGGAGGTCGAGTCGGTCGTCGGCAAGGCGGGCCGGGCGGACACCCCGACCGACCCGGCCCCGCTCGACATGGTGGAGACCTTCGTGAACTTTCGGCCGCGCGAGTTGTGGCCGAAGCGCGTCCTCCGGTTTCCGGACGCCGACCTCCAGACACGGGCCGTCCTCCGGGCGCTTGAGGACCGGGGGTATCTCCTCCCGGCTCCGCACGCCGACGACCGGGAAAACGTGGTCAACGAGGCGGCGCAGCGGGCGCTGGAGCGGTTCGACGAGACGATACGGGAACTCGCGCTGCGGCACTACGTCGAGTTCGAGCAGGAATTGGGGCCAATGCTCACCCGGTTCGTGGTCGCGGAGACGCTTCGCCGGATGCGTGAGGCGGGGCACCTCGACGCCCTCACGGCTGGCGACGAGGCGAAACTCGCCGAGGAATTGTCCACACAATTGACCCCGGACGAGGGAGTACGGCTCGCCAAACAACCTGCCCTGGAAGCGATCACCCGCATCCAACGTCAGACGACCGAGACCCTCGCCGCTCGGAAGGTCATTGGGGATGCCGCGGTCGCCCTGGAGATACACGAAGGGCGACTCGGCCAGGCGTTGGGTACTCTGAGGGAATCTCTCGGCGGGGTACGTGAGACGCTTGCCGGTGCGGTACTCCGGGCGACCAACGACCGGCGGCACGGGGCCTGGATCGAGAGCGTAAACAAGGTGAATTGGGAACTCTTCGACCGCGGGACCGAGGCGTTTACCTGGTACGCCATCGACGAACTCGTCGCGAGCGGGAGCCGGGTCGCACTCGTCCAAGCTGCTCCGTTGGGGATCGAGGCCGAACGGTTTGCCGCGGCATCAAAGAACGTTCGCCTTGGGAAACCTTACGACGCGGACGCGCTGGAACCGTTGGGGAAACTCCGGGCGGAACTCGAAGGGCCGTTCCGCGAACGGGTCTTCCTCTGGCGGCGGACCGGCGGGCCGAAGGGGGACCTCGTGGACGACGAGTTTGGCCGTGTTCTCCAGGTGCCGGGGTGGTCGAATATTTTTACCCAGCCCATCATCAACCGGATCGAGATGCTTTCGACCGGGGTGCGGACGGACATCGGCATCAAGGTGTTCGGCCCGGACCTCGACACCGTGGACCGGGTGTGCAAGCGGATCGAGGCGGCGGTCAAGCCCGTCCCCGGTGCCCGCGATGTCATCGCCGCGCCGATCATGGGAAAGGGCTACCTGGATGTCACCATCGACCGCGAGCGGGCAGCCCGCTACGGCGTCACGGTCGAAGACATTGAGACCGAGATCGAGATGGCGCTCGGCGGGCGGGTCGTCACCCAAACGGTCGAGAAGCGGGATCGGTTCCCGGTCCGCGTCCGCTACGCCCGCGCGGGGCGGGAGGACGAGGAGGCGGTGAAGCGGCTCCTCGTGACCGGGAGCGCCCGGGCCGACCGGCCGGCCGGGGACGCCATGTCGGCCAACACAACGACCGTGGCCGCGCACCCCGCGGCGCCCGGCCCGGCCCACGCGGCGAGGGGCAAAGTGCTCATTCCGCTCGCGTCCGTCGCCGATGTCCGGATCGTCGAAGGGCCGGCGGTCATCAAGAGCGAGAACGGCCGCCTGCTGAACTACGTGACACTCAACGTCCGCGGCCGGGACGCGGTCGGGTTCGTCGAGGAGGCGCGGCGGGTCGTCGAGCAGAAAGTGAAGCTCCCCGAAGGCGTTCACGTCGAATGGGCCGGCGAGTTCGAACACCAGGAGCGGGCCGCGCGGACGCTCAAGATCGTCTTGCCCGTAGTCATTCTCGTTATCTTCCTCCTCCTCTATCTCACGTACCACGACTTCGCCGACGCCGTCCTGATGATGCTCGCCGTCCCCGAAGCGCTCGCGGGCGGGGCGTTCTTTCTCTACTTCTTCCCGAAGCTGGTCTACGGCTGGCACTCGCCGCCCGTCGACTTCAGTGTCGCCGTCTGGGTCGGGTTCATCGCCTGCTTCGGGATGGCGACCGAGACCGGCATCATCATGCTGGTCTACCTCCGGGAGGCGATCGAGAAGCGGGGCGGCCTGGAGAACATCCGGTCGCTTGACGAACTCCGCGAGGCGGTCATCGAGGGGGCCGTCCACCGGCTCCGGCCGAAGCTTCTCACGGAAGGAGTGGCGATCGTCGCCATCTTCCCGATGGTCTTCGCGTCGGGAGTCGGTGGCGAGGTACTCGCCCCAATGGCCCTACCCGTGTTGGGCGGGTTGCTGATCTCGGACGAGGTGGTGGATCTATTCCTCCCGGTGCGCTTTTATTGGGTGCGGCGGGCGCGGTGGCTCAAGCTCCAGGAGGAGAAGGCCCGGTCGGCGGCCGCGGCGGAGCAAGTCGCGCTCGTTCGCGCGATGGACGGCTCCGATGTTGTGGCGGGGACGGCTGGCGGTGTAGTGTGA
- a CDS encoding GNAT family N-acetyltransferase yields the protein MNPQWLPPNIETARLILRPVTPDDADAVFAACSNPNVTRYTLFDAHRRRDESLAFVCDYAPAGYARQVPDPLAITLKQDPDPRLVGCIGCYWVSESNRTMEAGYWLTEHLWGRGLAAEALAAVVGHVFTEYPVDRIQARVIVGNPASARVLEKVGFRHEGTMRASLVRRGQTEDVMIFALLRAENAG from the coding sequence GTGAACCCGCAGTGGCTCCCGCCGAATATCGAAACCGCGCGGCTCATCCTTCGTCCCGTCACCCCGGACGATGCCGACGCCGTGTTCGCCGCGTGTTCGAACCCAAATGTCACCAGATATACGTTGTTTGATGCGCACCGGAGACGCGATGAGAGTCTGGCGTTCGTTTGCGACTACGCACCGGCCGGCTACGCCCGACAAGTCCCGGACCCGCTCGCCATCACCCTCAAACAAGACCCCGACCCCCGCCTCGTCGGATGCATTGGGTGTTACTGGGTGTCCGAATCGAACCGGACGATGGAAGCCGGCTACTGGCTCACCGAACACCTCTGGGGTCGCGGGCTGGCGGCCGAGGCGCTGGCCGCCGTCGTCGGGCACGTGTTCACCGAATATCCTGTCGACCGGATTCAGGCCCGGGTCATTGTGGGCAACCCGGCGAGCGCGCGGGTGCTGGAGAAGGTCGGCTTCCGGCACGAGGGGACGATGCGGGCGTCCCTGGTCCGCCGCGGGCAAACCGAGGACGTGATGATTTTTGCCCTGTTGCGCGCCGAAAATGCTGGGTAG